The Paramisgurnus dabryanus chromosome 24, PD_genome_1.1, whole genome shotgun sequence genome contains the following window.
TAGTTATTTATTCTTAGGAGTTTAcaggaagttacgtgcggaccatgacagccgcttgtttatgttgttattgctgaaaccgtctatatgaaTGGGTTTAGATTCGTAAACAGACTTCATGATACAGATTTAGATATTTCTTAAAATACTTCcccattgttttttttactgtattctCATGGCAGATTGACTTTAATACACACATAACctgatttcatatttaatgtagcctggtccaacctCTCGTACTgtacattaatttcatttgtAATACTGAAGGGAAAATTAAGCGGATCACaaaggagggcggagccaggctataTTTAAAGGTGTAGCAGaggattttcttgaattttaggaaagaaccgccttctccactttttgtaaaaatgcaattgcgcaacactcctgattgacaaataggaggaccaatagtcttgatgatccacccggaaaaagaaaatcttccgcaatacctttaatttAGACTACAGCAAAATTTATCTCAATTTAATCTTTATACTGCCAGTGTTATAGATTTAAGTTTAACCTCTGACACTttctgtttgtgtttacagGTGTTGTTACAGATGAGTCAGTGTCAGTGTATGAGGGAGATTCTGTTACTCTACACAATGATCTTACTGATTCACAGACAGATGATCTGATAGACTGGAGGTTTGGAGATCAACAGGATCTTATAGCTAAAATCAACAGAGCAGACAATAATTTACTCAGAATAAATGCTGATGTTCTTGATGGGAGATTTAGAGAGAGACTGCAGGTGAATGatcagactggagatctcacCATCACAAACATCACAACTCAACACACTGGAGATTATCAACTATACATCAACGGAGAGACGATCACAAGAAAGACCTTTAACATTAGTGAGTATCTCAAGCTttactttattaatttattcatatCTACATCATTATTCAGCTATCTTAATGAAATGTAGAGCATAAAGTAATAGATGGATTATAAACTGTCTgcaatttttataattttctggTTTGTTTTATGTGTATTTTACATGTGTCCtcttgtaaagctgctttacGTCAGTGTAAAAAGTGTGAAAAGCGCTATTACAAATTAACATGATTTGAAAAGATATTTGTAAATGtgatattaattttttttgtgatgttaAAACATTCAGTGTTAAAATGATCACATCAGTACAGTTAATGTGAGATAAATAAAAACTGTCCTGTAACTCACATATTCTTTACGACAAACTAAAAATAACCACATGATATTATTTTAGCTTGTGTTTATCTTTCTTAAGAAAAGacattttcaaaacaaaaaactgCATCTGAAAGcttaggcagctgacttcaTTTGTTGCTTTTCTGCCTTATAGACCCTTTTagtgtttgtacacaatgatgacgtggcagcgtatgtgCGCTCAgtttggcaacggaagtatggcaagaatcagcagtgatgcaacacagacagagaaaattattttaaaaagttgactttatcaactttttGGGGATGGGGAATAACACAGCatgctatttgatcacgtgcgttgtaaaagggtctataaggCAATGACTttggaggcatgaaggcagctccaGGAACCTTTAGTTCCCGCTGAAAATTTGAACGGTTTTCTTGTTCATTTAGAATATTGTTTGGCTGTAGAGTggcacgtaacagcaacaattTAAACAGTTTAGGCGGTCATTCAGTGTTGATATATTAGTGTTTAGAGTACAAATGTTATGtactttgagtatttctgaATCTAGTTTGAGTGTTAACACCTGCGTTCAGTGCTGTCTGTTTAATTTCATATTAATTGTGACGTCTTTGGTCATCTATTCTGAGTTTGActctttctgtttgtttttcagATGTGTCTGGGGATAAGGTGAAGACAGTGATGGTGGGAGATTCTGTCATTATAGTCAAAAATGTTATCGAGAAACCAGGCGATGAGAAGATGATGTGGAGGATTCAACACAACAACTCTCCTGTTGCTAAAATGACTGGAACAGAATTAACTTATGATGTCCTTGATGTGAGATTCAGAGACAGACTTCAGGTGGATGatcagactggagatctcaTCATCACAAACATCACGCCTGATGACTCTGGATCTTATGAAGTATATATGACTGTCGGCAGACACATATATACTATACACAGATCATTCAATGTCAATGTCAAAGGTAAGTAGATCTCTTCAATAAAATAAAGATCAGTTTAATAATGCTTTATCTCAGTTTAGATTAAACATTGCAGTGAAAAAGTTTTAAGTGTAAGAAATAATGTGTCAAGTAAATCTGTTAATAAAAATGCAGTCAGTCAGTATTTGttaatgatttaatgtctgATCTTCATCTCAGTGCTGTTAGACACAAATACCGTATATAAACTTTTTGTATTAACTTCTTGCACTAAAGACAAATCTTGTGAGCATAACaatcattcattcattacaccTGATGTTAGAGGTTTTTCAGGAATAATTTTAAATAGAATCTGTTTAACATGTATTCTGTTTTCTTCAGATGTTTACCAACGTTTGTTTATGATCAGATTAACAGATTGAGTTACAGTAATGATTGTGTGTTTTATCATTATAGAGCAGAGAGGTCGGTCTACAAGTGATGTAGCAGGAATATCTCTTATCAGCCTGCTTATTActactgctgctgctgctgttgttgttgCTGGTGTGTTTTACTATCACAAGAtcagtaaaacaataaaaatattggGTAAGAATCATCTACAGCAGATACAACAGGAggattatttttatatttatgataTTTATTCTCTTATAATAAATATTGAATATAAAGGGGTACAAATTTTCGTTCATGTTAAGGTTTCAAACTTGTATGCACTTTGTATTTTGTATGATTTTGTTTGGGTTTCTTTTAGATAtcatgtaagggataatgtctTACACTAGAGGTGACTTCTTTTTTATGGGGGCACGATGCGatgctcgtcacaacatgtatgtagcacgtcatgtgtgtggctcgtcatttcaaaatatgtgtttgcagCCCGTCATGTGTGAACCATTATGCATCACGTGTGATGTCAAAATTTTATCCTGccgcagacgcgtctaaagggtttatgatgaaAAAGACGCtcacatttgccagatactcacttaatctcatgtgtaattaGAGTTaatgtcttgcgagtattttgtgaatgtgagcgtcaaTTTAATCATAAATCCTTTCGATGCATGTGCAATAGGCAACTATTTTGAGGCATGATGCATATGATTCACATGATGGaaagaacacatattttgaatcgCGCCTCTtggaaaaagaagtcaccagctgccactggACTAGAGACTGCTGTTTTCAGAAATAAGCCATAGTCTTAGTCATGATAAATCATAAGATTTTATCATAACATGTGATCTGGAGTTGAATGTCAGAagtgttttttatgttattagaATATATGGATTTATCAGCACTTTAAAACTGATCAGAATCATATTAGACTGTATGCCGTTAGTTTAGTGTTATAGAAGATTATACTGATGcaataacacaaaaaatatatttctgtaaTCAGGCTCTGTGgtgtttaaatatatttctttaataagtatacagtatgtgcaggatatacagtactgttagtatgatgattttatttttCCATGATATCTTCTGAAACTTGAACACCACaagaacatttttaattattgaTAATTTTACAGCTGATGTCACATGTGgagtaaataataatacattaaaTCAACAACATTTATAATCTGTTTCATGAGTTGATTTTTTTCGTTCTGTGTCACTTTGACAGATGAAAAGATTAAAGTGGAGAAAGGTCATAATGCTGTTCTACAGACTGGTCTGAAAGAACTAAAGGCAGGTGATAAGATTGAATGGAGATATGGACAAGATACAGAGATGAGAGATGCTTTGATAATGTGGCCATGGAGATCTCCAGGTACTCTCATAGCTAAACGTGATAAAGAAGGCTTCAACACTTATAATGGTCCTGATGAGAGATTCAAGTACAAACTGAGTTTGGATCCTGAGACTGGAGATCTCGCCATCAATGATGTCAGTAATAAACACTTTGGAGTTTATCAACTAAAATTCACCAGTGGTGGAATAACCTCATACAAGAGATTCAAAGTGTTTGTCACAGGTGAGTAACTCAATCTTTTCAGTCTAATAATAATCTTACTTACATCTGCAGTAAactgttaaatatataattgtATAACCTGAGATTAACAATttccagtgtgaaaagccctaaTGTGGGTGTTTCCCATTGTCCACCCCTGCTTCCCcccaaaaaatataattactgAAGTAGATGCCATTTTTATTAGGGATGCTCAGAACAATGCCGATCTTCACTAAAAATACGTGGCTGATCCTTATCCATCCAGTACGTACCCCTGTGTTACCTGGTTTTGCTGGTATCTTTTCAGTAAATTAATTTGCTCTgaataatgatttataaaacTTAAAGTGTGAGATATTCACCATCAGATATGGCACAAAAAAACCAACAACTAAGTCAAAGCCTCAGGTTTAACCTTGTTTTATTTCATGGTTAGTAAGACAGAGAACCTCAGGAGTGACATAAAGTCACCCCAACAAAACAGCAATGTATAAGACTGAGAGCATAAAAGGACACGTGAAAGATAAGATTAAAAATCAGGCTTATTCCATCAAATATTCACTTTCAAAACATTAGCAATGTGTTGTTAAAAAAAGAACTAGAACTTGtgaaacttatgaaaatatgaGCTGATGTTTATGATCAGTAAATAAGACACTTAATAGATGAAAATCACCTGAACTGATTTCatttctgtctttctgtttcTTTCTGCTGCTGTTACAGGTACAACAAAACTGACGGTGTATGAGGGAGAATCTGTTCATCTGGAGACTAAACTTACTGCCATACAGAGAGATGATGTAATTGAGTGGACATATCGATCTGAAGACTGTGTCATAGCTAAAATCAATCCTGCCAACAATATCTTCAGTACATATGATGGTGATGATGGTGAATTCAGAGACAGACTGCACCTGGATCCACAAACTGGAGATCTCACCATCGATGACATCACATGGGGACACCGTGGATATTATACACTGAAGATCATCACAGATGGAGAAACCTTATACAGGAGACTCCTTTTGCCTGTCAAATGTGAgtaatttaaagggatatttgacctaaaaatgaaaattctgtcatcatttactcatcctcatgttgttgtaaacttGTATTAATTTCTGTTTCTGaggaacacaaaagaagatattttgagaaatgatggtagcacacagttgacggtatcCATTGAATTCCAATGCAAtgttttagttaaaaaaaaaaacttatgtaATGTTTTATAGGGGCTAAATGCTGCCCTATTGTAAATACTGATAGAgtaaataaacagaaattcatTCATGAGAATATGAGCTGATGTTTATAATcagtaaataaaacacttaataGACGAAAATCACCTGAATTGAtttcatttctttgtttctgtcTGCTGCTGTTACAGGGAATACAGTGTGTGTGGATAATGGATACTCTGTTGATCTGGAGACTGATCTTACTGACATACAGAGAGATGATCTGATAAAGTGGAGATTTGGAGAAACTCTCATAGCTGAAATCAATCCTGCAAACAATATCTTCAGGACATATGATGGTGATGATGATCTATTCAGAGATAAACTGAATCTGAATCatcagactggagatctcaACATCAATGACTTCAGAAGGGAACATAAAGGAGATTATCGACTGAAGATCATCAGAGGAGGAAAAACATCATATAAGAGATTCAGTGTGTGTCTTGGATGTGAGTAACTGAAATGTTTGAGTGTAATAATGATTTTATTATCATCTGTACTCTGTTGACACAGTGATTTgtgtaaaaaatttttaaatgaaaatgacaaACAGTGTACATGTTACAGAAACAATCAGCTGAATAAACGCTACTCAAATCCCTGTCGTGCCACTAACAAACATCCCACTAAACACAGGACGTCGGATagacgtgcagatcatgtctatattggGTCCGTCGGTCCGTGACCAATTCTGGACATCTATTCGACGTCCAAACTAGGTCCACTATTTGGACGTCCAACCATGACCCTATTGGACGTCATATTTACGGGAAATATTTGACGTTTAAACTGGGTGattttttggacgtcatttggacCTCTATGACAGGCGTATGTCTATATTACTGCTTTCTTGAATTACAAACAAATTCATCTAAATGTTCAATTAAAAAtctgtaattaaatgtgtagtatgttatattaaaagtatatgaccatactaacaatttaacatgaaaatattctcacataTTCTCATAAGTGTGCCTTATATACGATTTGAAAATATGGCCCTGCAGAGTGGTTAGAGAGACTTGTTTGTAACCCAGAGATCGAGAGTTCTAATCCAACAGCCGGCAGGAAATGTCTAATGTGTTTCGGTGTTGCAGTGGATGGGTGAAGTGCAGAGACAATCATGTCTTTTCGCTTTTTCATGTCTCTTTTACTTACACGGAGGTCCTACGGATGTCAACATTTAGACGTGCAGAAGACGTCGAATAAAAGACGTCGCCTGACATTACAAAACAACCCCTTTTATGGACCGGATTCGGACATccaaaaattacattaaaaagaCGTCATTCCGACGTCACTTTGCGCAGTGGGATAGTTTAATATTAAATGACATATTCGTCCCGAATTGTTAAcaattaacataggctgctaatcTAACGCATATTTTGCATCTGGAAGTAGACTCTGTCTGTTTAAGCTTGTGCTATTTAATGCGAACGTCCGGTGTGGTGTGAGACACCTGCGAGTGGTAGGCTACTACACGAGACGGCGCTTCTCGCCCGGTGTACAACCACcttaacacaaaaaataaagcATGGCATCATTAATATACATGTATATAAGCGTGTGAGTGTCATGACATCCACTGTAATAACTGCGATGAGTCAAGAGTACAAATAACATTTAAGTTTACTGGTAATCATCCTGAATTGATTTCATTTCTGTGTTACAGTTTCAATGCTGAAGGTGGATGAGGGGAAATCTGTCAATCTGAAGACTAAAGTTACTGACATAAAGACAGATGATGTGATAGAGTGGAGATTCAAAGGAACTCTCATAGCTGAAATCAATCCTGCCAACAATATTTTCAGTACATATGATGGTGATGATGATCTATTCAGAGATAAACTGAAGCTGAATGatcagactggagatctcacCATCAATGACTTCAGAGAGGAACATAAAGGAGATTATAGACTGAAGATCATCAGAGGAGGAAAAACCTTAGAAAGGCTTATAGATCTGTTTATCAGATGTGAGTACCTGAAATGTTTCAGTTTAATAATGATTTTATGATCATCTGTACTCTGTTgacagtaataataataataaaaataaattgcatTTCTATAGCGCTTTTCTCTCAAAGTCGCTTTACAAGGCAGATAGGAAAAAAAAGGGGGGATGATATGGATAGGCATAGGCGAAGAGATGGGTCTTGAGGCGAGACTG
Protein-coding sequences here:
- the LOC135721196 gene encoding uncharacterized protein isoform X3, whose translation is MQISLTFSNQTLKYLNNFFVLNSNTHSNMKTITLLFIISLLIYGVVTDESVSVYEGDSVTLHNDLTDSQTDDLIDWRFGDQQDLIAKINRADNNLLRINADVLDGRFRERLQVNDQTGDLTITNITTQHTGDYQLYINGETITRKTFNINVSGDKVKTVMVGDSVIIVKNVIEKPGDEKMMWRIQHNNSPVAKMTGTELTYDVLDVRFRDRLQVDDQTGDLIITNITPDDSGSYEVYMTVGRHIYTIHRSFNVNVKDEKIKVEKGHNAVLQTGLKELKAGDKIEWRYGQDTEMRDALIMWPWRSPGTLIAKRDKEGFNTYNGPDERFKYKLSLDPETGDLAINDVSNKHFGVYQLKFTSGGITSYKRFKVFVTGTTKLTVYEGESVHLETKLTAIQRDDVIEWTYRSEDCVIAKINPANNIFSTYDGDDGEFRDRLHLDPQTGDLTIDDITWGHRGYYTLKIITDGETLYRRLLLPVKWNTVCVDNGYSVDLETDLTDIQRDDLIKWRFGETLIAEINPANNIFRTYDGDDDLFRDKLNLNHQTGDLNINDFRREHKGDYRLKIIRGGKTSYKRFSVCLGFSMLKVDEGKSVNLKTKVTDIKTDDVIEWRFKGTLIAEINPANNIFSTYDGDDDLFRDKLKLNDQTGDLTINDFREEHKGDYRLKIIRGGKTLERLIDLFIRFTGEIAGKLFTSEGVSVDLDTYLNDIKRVEKIEWRFNETLIAEINPANNIFSIYDDDYDLFRDKLKLNKRTGDLTIKKIRDEHEGVYEVKIIRDGETSYRRTIVFISGKKLEVYEGESVDLKTKVKDIRTDDVIKWRFNGTLIAEINLANNIFSTYDGDDDLFRDKLKLNDQTGDLTIKDIRQKHAGLYRLEIIRDGETSDRFFTVSVRAPRGEDPVRKRNQQLVV
- the LOC135721196 gene encoding uncharacterized protein isoform X1, which codes for MQISLTFSNQTLKYLNNFFVLNSNTHSNMKTITLLFIISLLIYGVVTDESVSVYEGDSVTLHNDLTDSQTDDLIDWRFGDQQDLIAKINRADNNLLRINADVLDGRFRERLQVNDQTGDLTITNITTQHTGDYQLYINGETITRKTFNINVSGDKVKTVMVGDSVIIVKNVIEKPGDEKMMWRIQHNNSPVAKMTGTELTYDVLDVRFRDRLQVDDQTGDLIITNITPDDSGSYEVYMTVGRHIYTIHRSFNVNVKEQRGRSTSDVAGISLISLLITTAAAAVVVAGVFYYHKISKTIKILDEKIKVEKGHNAVLQTGLKELKAGDKIEWRYGQDTEMRDALIMWPWRSPGTLIAKRDKEGFNTYNGPDERFKYKLSLDPETGDLAINDVSNKHFGVYQLKFTSGGITSYKRFKVFVTGTTKLTVYEGESVHLETKLTAIQRDDVIEWTYRSEDCVIAKINPANNIFSTYDGDDGEFRDRLHLDPQTGDLTIDDITWGHRGYYTLKIITDGETLYRRLLLPVKWNTVCVDNGYSVDLETDLTDIQRDDLIKWRFGETLIAEINPANNIFRTYDGDDDLFRDKLNLNHQTGDLNINDFRREHKGDYRLKIIRGGKTSYKRFSVCLGFSMLKVDEGKSVNLKTKVTDIKTDDVIEWRFKGTLIAEINPANNIFSTYDGDDDLFRDKLKLNDQTGDLTINDFREEHKGDYRLKIIRGGKTLERLIDLFIRFTGEIAGKLFTSEGVSVDLDTYLNDIKRVEKIEWRFNETLIAEINPANNIFSIYDDDYDLFRDKLKLNKRTGDLTIKKIRDEHEGVYEVKIIRDGETSYRRTIVFISGKKLEVYEGESVDLKTKVKDIRTDDVIKWRFNGTLIAEINLANNIFSTYDGDDDLFRDKLKLNDQTGDLTIKDIRQKHAGLYRLEIIRDGETSDRFFTVSVRAPRGEDPVRKRNQQLVV
- the LOC135721196 gene encoding uncharacterized protein isoform X2; the encoded protein is MQISLTFSNQTLKYLNNFFVLNSNTHSNMKTITLLFIISLLIYGVVTDESVSVYEGDSVTLHNDLTDSQTDDLIDWRFGDQQDLIAKINRADNNLLRINADVLDGRFRERLQVNDQTGDLTITNITTQHTGDYQLYINGETITRKTFNINVSGDKVKTVMVGDSVIIVKNVIEKPGDEKMMWRIQHNNSPVAKMTGTELTYDVLDVRFRDRLQVDDQTGDLIITNITPDDSGSYEVYMTVGRHIYTIHRSFNVNVKEQRGRSTSDVAGISLISLLITTAAAAVVVADEKIKVEKGHNAVLQTGLKELKAGDKIEWRYGQDTEMRDALIMWPWRSPGTLIAKRDKEGFNTYNGPDERFKYKLSLDPETGDLAINDVSNKHFGVYQLKFTSGGITSYKRFKVFVTGTTKLTVYEGESVHLETKLTAIQRDDVIEWTYRSEDCVIAKINPANNIFSTYDGDDGEFRDRLHLDPQTGDLTIDDITWGHRGYYTLKIITDGETLYRRLLLPVKWNTVCVDNGYSVDLETDLTDIQRDDLIKWRFGETLIAEINPANNIFRTYDGDDDLFRDKLNLNHQTGDLNINDFRREHKGDYRLKIIRGGKTSYKRFSVCLGFSMLKVDEGKSVNLKTKVTDIKTDDVIEWRFKGTLIAEINPANNIFSTYDGDDDLFRDKLKLNDQTGDLTINDFREEHKGDYRLKIIRGGKTLERLIDLFIRFTGEIAGKLFTSEGVSVDLDTYLNDIKRVEKIEWRFNETLIAEINPANNIFSIYDDDYDLFRDKLKLNKRTGDLTIKKIRDEHEGVYEVKIIRDGETSYRRTIVFISGKKLEVYEGESVDLKTKVKDIRTDDVIKWRFNGTLIAEINLANNIFSTYDGDDDLFRDKLKLNDQTGDLTIKDIRQKHAGLYRLEIIRDGETSDRFFTVSVRAPRGEDPVRKRNQQLVV